One genomic segment of Nitrospira sp. includes these proteins:
- the istA gene encoding IS21 family transposase, with protein MVDQERWAEIRRLRHEERGSISGIARRLDLDRKTVRRSLQQTTWQPYRRAAMTETLLTAHADFVRTRASQVNYSARILYQELRASHEYIGSYETVKRGVAPLREGQLQAERALLRFETPPGQQSQIDWGQATVPFRAGPTVVHVFVLTLGFSRRGFYYACADERLAQFLEAHERAFAHFGGHTREHLYDRPRTVCYADETGRRLWNPTFKAFADYWGFEPRVCRPYRAQTKGKVESGVKYLKRNFLPGRTFVDLVDFQTQLDEWTATIADRRIHGTTHEEPLVRFARERNHLVPLADQRAFQQEARVSRIVAEDYLVSLATNRYSVPFRLIGQRVEVQRRGDTVHIFHRDQEIATHPVLPGQHQFRIQPEHGPGASARLARHRRSTVSDRSPRPDALPEVEVRDLAWYEAVCERTASQEGRP; from the coding sequence ATGGTGGATCAAGAGCGGTGGGCGGAGATTCGACGGTTGCGTCATGAAGAGCGGGGATCCATTTCAGGGATTGCGCGGCGGTTGGACCTGGATCGGAAGACCGTGCGGCGCAGTCTGCAGCAGACGACGTGGCAACCCTATCGCCGAGCGGCGATGACGGAGACGCTGCTGACCGCCCATGCCGACTTTGTGCGGACCCGTGCGTCGCAGGTTAATTATTCGGCGCGGATTCTCTATCAGGAACTGCGAGCGAGCCACGAGTACATCGGCAGTTATGAGACGGTGAAGCGAGGGGTGGCGCCGCTGCGTGAGGGTCAGCTGCAGGCGGAGCGGGCCCTCCTCCGCTTTGAGACACCGCCGGGCCAGCAGAGTCAGATTGATTGGGGCCAAGCCACCGTGCCCTTCCGCGCCGGCCCGACGGTGGTGCACGTGTTCGTGTTGACGTTGGGGTTCAGCCGACGTGGGTTCTATTACGCCTGTGCCGATGAGCGGCTGGCGCAGTTTCTCGAGGCCCATGAACGGGCTTTTGCGCATTTCGGTGGCCACACGCGAGAGCATCTGTATGACCGACCGCGAACCGTCTGTTATGCGGATGAGACGGGGCGGCGGCTCTGGAATCCCACCTTCAAAGCCTTCGCCGACTATTGGGGCTTTGAGCCGCGCGTGTGTCGGCCCTATCGGGCCCAGACCAAGGGTAAGGTCGAATCCGGCGTGAAATATCTGAAACGGAACTTTCTGCCGGGACGAACGTTTGTCGATCTGGTGGACTTTCAAACCCAACTTGACGAATGGACCGCGACAATTGCCGACCGCCGCATCCATGGCACGACGCATGAGGAGCCACTCGTCCGGTTTGCGCGAGAACGCAACCACCTGGTCCCGCTGGCGGACCAGCGCGCCTTCCAGCAGGAGGCGCGCGTCTCACGGATCGTGGCCGAGGACTATTTGGTCAGCCTGGCGACGAACCGCTACTCCGTGCCCTTCCGGCTCATTGGTCAGCGGGTTGAAGTGCAACGACGGGGGGACACGGTCCACATCTTTCACCGTGACCAAGAGATCGCGACGCACCCGGTGCTCCCGGGCCAGCACCAATTCCGAATCCAGCCCGAGCACGGCCCTGGAGCCAGTGCGCGTCTCGCCCGCCACCGTCGGTCCACGGTGAGCGATCGGTCCCCTCGCCCCGATGCCTTGCCGGAGGTCGAAGTGCGGGATCTGGCCTGGTACGAGGCGGTGTGTGAGCGCACGGCGTCGCAGGAGGGGCGGCCATGA
- the istB gene encoding IS21-like element helper ATPase IstB, translating to MNAAQLERLRDQLTRLRLLKSRERLEALLQEAAVKELPYADFLDQVLGEEVASKTAKNIAMRTSLARFPFVKSLEVFDFSYQPSLDKKQIQQVATCHFIEHGENVVILGPPGVGKSHLAIGLGLQAIAQGYRVLFTTAAAMIATLTRALTENRLEDKLKLYTIPRLLIIDEIGYLPIDRTGANLFFQLISRRYEKGPMILTSNQSFGAWGEVFGDRVLATAILDRVLHHAITINIRGHSYRLKEKLKAGLVRVEEASTTT from the coding sequence ATGAACGCGGCGCAACTGGAACGGCTCCGTGACCAACTCACGCGCCTACGGCTCTTGAAGAGTCGGGAGCGGCTGGAGGCCCTCTTACAAGAAGCGGCCGTCAAGGAGCTGCCCTATGCCGACTTCCTCGACCAGGTGCTCGGCGAAGAAGTCGCGTCCAAGACCGCGAAGAACATTGCGATGCGGACGAGTTTGGCGCGATTTCCATTCGTCAAGAGTCTGGAGGTCTTCGACTTCAGCTACCAGCCTTCGTTGGATAAGAAGCAGATTCAGCAGGTGGCGACCTGCCACTTCATCGAGCACGGCGAGAATGTCGTGATCTTGGGGCCGCCCGGTGTGGGCAAAAGCCACCTGGCCATCGGGCTAGGGCTGCAAGCCATTGCCCAGGGCTATCGGGTGTTGTTCACGACAGCCGCCGCCATGATCGCTACGCTGACTCGGGCGCTCACGGAGAATCGGCTGGAGGACAAGCTGAAGCTCTATACCATTCCCCGGTTGCTGATCATTGATGAGATCGGCTATCTGCCCATTGACCGCACCGGGGCCAACTTGTTCTTTCAGCTCATCTCACGCCGCTATGAGAAGGGGCCGATGATTTTGACCAGTAACCAGAGTTTCGGGGCTTGGGGCGAGGTGTTTGGCGACCGGGTGCTGGCGACTGCGATCCTGGATCGGGTGCTCCACCACGCGATCACCATCAACATCCGGGGCCATTCCTACCGGCTGAAGGAGAAACTCAAAGCCGGACTTGTGCGGGTCGAAGAAGCGTCAACGACAACCTAA